A section of the Hippea sp. KM1 genome encodes:
- a CDS encoding NAD(P)H-dependent glycerol-3-phosphate dehydrogenase produces the protein MRRTLKIGVLGAGSWGSAIANLLAINGHDVLLYVRERDLFEQLKARRINTVYLDGVVLNERLKFTNNITEAAEDKDVVVSAIPVKYLRETLKLISLPVEGLVVSLSKGMENETFCRPSEIIQNSLKIPNDRVVVLSGPNFAKEVAKGLPTATVVASTSRPSARLIQEAFSNSFFRVYTSDDVVGVEVCGALKNIMAIASGISDGLNLGDNARASLITRGLSEISRLGLKLGAKSQTFMGLAGIGDLLLTATGNLSRNRTVGLRIAKGEKLSDILQSMKMIPEGVNTARSVYNLSQKEGIDMPITAEVYEILYKDKDPLKALNDLMSRPLKEENYLL, from the coding sequence ATGAGAAGAACACTTAAAATAGGTGTATTGGGTGCTGGCAGCTGGGGTAGTGCTATAGCCAATCTGCTTGCCATAAACGGGCACGATGTGCTTTTGTATGTAAGGGAGAGGGATCTCTTTGAGCAGCTAAAGGCAAGAAGGATAAACACCGTATACTTAGACGGTGTGGTTTTGAATGAAAGATTAAAATTCACAAACAATATAACCGAGGCGGCAGAAGATAAGGATGTGGTTGTCTCGGCAATACCGGTCAAATACCTAAGAGAAACACTGAAGCTTATAAGCTTGCCTGTTGAGGGGCTGGTGGTCTCTTTAAGCAAGGGCATGGAGAATGAAACATTCTGCAGGCCTTCAGAGATCATACAGAATAGCTTGAAAATACCAAACGACAGGGTTGTGGTGCTAAGCGGACCCAACTTCGCCAAAGAGGTGGCAAAGGGTCTGCCCACAGCCACTGTGGTGGCCTCGACATCCAGGCCGTCGGCAAGATTGATACAGGAGGCATTTAGCAATAGCTTCTTTAGGGTTTACACATCAGACGATGTTGTGGGTGTTGAGGTATGTGGAGCCTTGAAGAACATAATGGCAATAGCAAGCGGCATAAGCGACGGGTTAAACTTAGGCGATAACGCCAGGGCAAGCCTAATAACAAGGGGCTTGAGTGAGATATCGAGGTTGGGTTTAAAGTTAGGGGCAAAGAGTCAAACATTTATGGGGCTTGCAGGGATTGGAGACCTCCTTCTAACGGCAACAGGCAATCTAAGCAGAAACAGAACCGTCGGCTTGAGAATAGCAAAGGGTGAGAAGCTAAGCGACATACTCCAAAGCATGAAGATGATCCCCGAGGGAGTAAACACGGCAAGATCGGTTTACAACCTATCGCAGAAAGAAGGCATAGATATGCCCATAACCGCTGAGGTTTATGAGATACTCTACAAAGACAAAGACCCCCTGAAAGCATTGAACGATTTAATGTCAAGGCCGCTAAAGGAAGAAAACTATTTACTTTAA
- a CDS encoding flagellar basal body-associated FliL family protein — MAKEKEAQAENQEGGKKKGKGKLLIIIIAVVVLVVVGVVVKMFVLGGSKGKEKPKEAHKAQAAHEQAKEEPEPEPGPVVEDAPINESHLTPVVIGPIIVNLADVGGDRYLKVKLVLLEAKKAAKKEKEEGEKTGISLEDAVVRDTIISVLSAKTSDDLLSVSGKEELKNELVSAINQALHRNLVKKIYFLTFIIQ, encoded by the coding sequence ATGGCAAAGGAGAAAGAGGCCCAGGCCGAGAATCAGGAAGGCGGCAAAAAGAAGGGTAAAGGCAAGCTGTTAATAATTATCATAGCGGTTGTTGTTTTGGTTGTCGTGGGCGTTGTTGTAAAGATGTTTGTGCTTGGCGGCTCAAAGGGTAAGGAAAAACCCAAGGAGGCTCATAAAGCCCAGGCTGCCCATGAACAGGCCAAGGAAGAGCCAGAGCCAGAACCCGGGCCCGTTGTTGAGGATGCACCGATAAACGAATCCCACCTAACGCCCGTTGTTATAGGGCCTATAATAGTCAACTTAGCCGATGTGGGTGGCGATAGATACCTGAAGGTTAAGCTTGTGTTGTTAGAGGCTAAAAAGGCCGCAAAGAAAGAGAAGGAAGAGGGTGAAAAAACCGGTATTTCACTGGAGGATGCGGTTGTAAGGGATACGATCATCTCTGTATTATCGGCAAAGACATCGGATGATCTCTTATCTGTGTCGGGAAAAGAAGAGCTAAAAAACGAACTGGTCAGCGCAATCAATCAAGCTCTGCACAGAAATCTTGTTAAGAAAATATACTTTCTTACATTCATAATACAATGA
- a CDS encoding FliM/FliN family flagellar motor switch protein — protein MISNKQIKEEFKDYFDIPLKLIFDLATTRVKVRDLLKWKEGDVIETNKMAGEYISIDIENKPLGMGEVIVLDNKFAIRITSIYTKDDLMELNVK, from the coding sequence ATGATATCAAACAAACAGATAAAAGAGGAATTCAAGGATTACTTCGATATACCTCTGAAGTTGATATTTGACCTTGCAACAACACGGGTGAAGGTTAGGGACCTGCTAAAGTGGAAAGAGGGTGATGTAATAGAGACCAACAAGATGGCCGGAGAATATATAAGCATAGACATAGAGAACAAGCCGTTGGGTATGGGAGAGGTTATAGTATTGGATAACAAATTCGCCATAAGGATAACAAGCATATACACCAAAGATGACCTGATGGAACTCAATGTAAAATGA
- a CDS encoding FliO/MopB family protein, which translates to MFAFFFISSTCYASEAPDYWGYTLRSLGSLILVLGVIVLFFYIIKKISRGGGVSSSRIKIKNRLYLDNKRYLAVIEVDGREFLIGASDSINILMELKNDDKED; encoded by the coding sequence GTGTTTGCCTTCTTTTTTATCTCATCAACATGCTATGCATCTGAGGCGCCCGACTATTGGGGCTATACACTGAGGTCTTTGGGAAGCCTTATTCTGGTTTTGGGGGTCATAGTATTGTTTTTTTACATCATCAAGAAGATCAGCAGGGGTGGCGGTGTATCCTCATCCAGAATAAAGATAAAAAACAGGCTGTATTTGGACAACAAGCGCTATCTGGCGGTGATAGAGGTGGACGGAAGGGAATTCTTAATAGGTGCATCCGATTCGATAAATATACTTATGGAACTGAAAAACGATGATAAAGAGGATTAG
- the fliP gene encoding flagellar type III secretion system pore protein FliP (The bacterial flagellar biogenesis protein FliP forms a type III secretion system (T3SS)-type pore required for flagellar assembly.), which yields MIKRISFLSIIFILVALGSYGADVVTPSLNITLPATNNPTTVAESIKLLIILTVLALAPSILIMMTSFTRIIIVLAILRQALGTQQMPPNQILIGIALFLTLFIMSPQIKTIYQTAYLPLQKNQITLEEAYKNATEPLKAFMLKQTRQKDLALFLRIAKKPNPKNPADLTMDIVIPAFIISELKTAFEMGFIIYIPFLIIDMVVSSILMSMGMMMLPPIMISLPFKLLIFVLADGWNLVVMSLFKSFAR from the coding sequence ATGATAAAGAGGATTAGTTTTCTATCCATTATCTTTATACTTGTTGCCTTGGGCAGCTATGGCGCCGATGTTGTGACTCCATCACTAAACATAACGCTCCCTGCCACCAACAACCCCACAACCGTCGCCGAATCCATAAAACTGCTTATAATATTAACGGTATTGGCGCTGGCTCCCTCCATCCTGATAATGATGACCTCATTCACAAGGATCATAATTGTTTTAGCCATACTAAGGCAGGCCTTAGGAACCCAACAGATGCCGCCAAACCAGATACTCATAGGCATAGCCCTGTTTTTGACGCTGTTTATAATGTCTCCACAGATCAAAACCATATACCAGACGGCTTATCTTCCGCTTCAGAAAAACCAGATAACACTTGAGGAGGCATATAAGAACGCAACAGAACCGCTAAAGGCGTTTATGCTAAAACAGACCAGGCAGAAGGATTTAGCGTTGTTTTTAAGGATAGCCAAAAAACCCAATCCCAAAAACCCGGCCGATTTAACTATGGACATAGTAATCCCTGCATTTATCATTAGTGAGCTAAAAACCGCCTTCGAGATGGGATTTATCATATACATACCGTTTTTGATAATCGACATGGTCGTATCCAGCATACTTATGAGTATGGGTATGATGATGTTGCCGCCTATAATGATATCACTGCCCTTCAAACTGCTTATATTCGTATTGGCCGACGGATGGAATCTGGTGGTGATGTCGCTGTTTAAAAGCTTTGCGAGGTGA
- the fliQ gene encoding flagellar biosynthesis protein FliQ — MDIATVVAVGKEAMKVTMLISMPILLVSLLAGLLVSIFQAVTQIQEMTLTFIPKILATAITVIFLAPWMTKLLVNYVIQLYSSIPTFIK; from the coding sequence ATGGATATTGCAACGGTTGTGGCCGTAGGCAAGGAGGCCATGAAGGTCACCATGCTGATTTCGATGCCCATACTATTGGTCAGCCTGCTTGCAGGTCTTCTTGTTAGCATATTCCAGGCCGTAACGCAGATTCAAGAGATGACATTGACATTCATACCCAAGATACTTGCAACGGCGATTACGGTGATCTTTTTGGCTCCGTGGATGACAAAACTTTTAGTAAACTATGTTATACAGTTGTATTCGTCGATACCAACTTTTATTAAATGA
- a CDS encoding flagellar biosynthetic protein FliR: MNDLLFYSTHFYANFIAFLFVLLRVSSVVVFAPIFSSSSVPPQLKAAFSLVFAAALFPTVRQYINIESLNSMYLFAVTLRELVFAILLSLTIHFVWSGLELGAQLVGFNMGFSIANVLSPEENIQISVLAEFESIFAILVFLIINGHYVFLQALAMSFEAVKVGSFALNHNIFTIFNKLIITLFDVAFTVLAPVIIALFITQVVFGVIARTMPQMNIMIVAFPLSIAIGFITLGASFMFAAESLIHYYQQAFNYIYAIIRGG; encoded by the coding sequence ATGAACGATTTGTTGTTTTATTCGACCCACTTTTATGCCAATTTTATAGCTTTTCTATTTGTTTTATTGAGGGTTTCAAGCGTTGTGGTGTTTGCACCCATCTTTTCATCCTCATCCGTCCCGCCTCAACTTAAGGCGGCCTTCAGCCTTGTTTTTGCCGCTGCGCTATTCCCGACGGTAAGGCAATACATAAACATAGAGAGCCTAAACTCGATGTATCTATTTGCCGTTACGCTTAGAGAGTTGGTGTTTGCCATACTCCTATCCCTGACAATACACTTCGTATGGAGCGGGCTTGAGCTTGGGGCGCAGTTGGTTGGGTTCAACATGGGTTTTTCCATTGCCAATGTATTGAGCCCTGAGGAGAATATACAGATATCGGTTCTTGCAGAATTTGAGAGTATATTTGCCATATTGGTATTCCTAATCATAAACGGCCATTATGTCTTCCTTCAGGCGCTTGCTATGAGCTTTGAGGCGGTAAAGGTGGGCAGTTTTGCGCTAAACCACAACATATTTACCATATTCAACAAACTCATAATCACGCTCTTTGATGTGGCCTTTACCGTGCTTGCTCCGGTGATAATAGCCCTATTTATAACACAGGTAGTTTTCGGTGTAATTGCAAGAACAATGCCCCAGATGAATATAATGATTGTGGCCTTTCCGCTGAGTATAGCCATAGGGTTCATTACGCTGGGGGCTTCGTTTATGTTTGCTGCTGAATCGCTAATACATTACTATCAGCAGGCGTTTAACTATATCTATGCAATCATAAGGGGTGGATGA
- the flhB gene encoding flagellar biosynthesis protein FlhB, producing MPDEDKTEPATPKRRQEAREEGKVAKSVELNSAFLLLAAVIFFYFNASNFSEKITDMLAYFFNLSSYFEINPDSIGFIIKSINKQLLSILLPFFIVMAIIAFLINVVQVGFHITPKVLEIKFDKINPINGFKNMFSLRSFGELVKSILKASVMGYILWIFIKHNINNWTSLSDTNQITVFLFMLKSMFSIVVYLLIFIVFVAVLDYLFQRYTFEKSIMMTKQEVKDEYKQMEGDPKIKQKIRSMQMEIARKRMMEEVKKADVVITNPTHYAVALKYDAASMNAPKVVAKGINLIAKKIKEIAEENDVPIVEKPELARALYEKVKLDAEIPEELYQAVAEILAYVFKLKQQSAG from the coding sequence ATGCCTGATGAGGATAAAACCGAACCGGCGACCCCGAAACGCAGACAAGAGGCAAGGGAAGAGGGCAAGGTAGCAAAATCCGTCGAGCTAAACAGCGCCTTTCTCCTATTGGCCGCTGTTATATTCTTCTATTTCAATGCCAGCAACTTCTCTGAAAAGATCACCGATATGCTTGCATACTTCTTTAACCTATCGTCCTACTTTGAGATAAACCCGGACTCTATAGGTTTCATAATAAAAAGCATAAACAAACAGCTATTATCCATACTGCTGCCGTTTTTTATCGTCATGGCGATTATAGCCTTCCTTATCAATGTCGTTCAGGTGGGCTTTCACATAACCCCCAAGGTTCTTGAGATTAAATTCGACAAAATCAATCCGATAAACGGCTTTAAGAATATGTTTTCCTTAAGGTCGTTTGGCGAGTTGGTTAAATCCATCCTGAAGGCCTCTGTTATGGGCTATATCCTCTGGATATTCATAAAGCACAACATCAACAACTGGACATCCCTGTCGGATACCAATCAGATAACCGTGTTTCTGTTTATGCTTAAGAGCATGTTTTCCATTGTTGTATACCTTCTCATCTTTATCGTATTTGTGGCTGTTTTGGATTATCTGTTTCAAAGATACACATTTGAAAAGAGCATAATGATGACAAAACAGGAGGTTAAAGACGAGTATAAGCAGATGGAGGGCGATCCAAAGATAAAACAAAAAATCAGAAGTATGCAGATGGAGATAGCAAGAAAGAGGATGATGGAAGAGGTAAAGAAGGCCGATGTTGTAATCACCAACCCCACACATTACGCCGTGGCCTTAAAATACGATGCAGCCAGCATGAATGCACCCAAGGTTGTAGCAAAGGGTATAAACCTCATAGCAAAAAAGATCAAGGAGATAGCAGAAGAAAACGATGTGCCGATAGTTGAGAAACCGGAGCTGGCAAGGGCTTTATACGAAAAGGTTAAATTAGACGCTGAGATTCCCGAGGAGCTCTATCAGGCTGTGGCCGAGATTCTGGCCTATGTATTCAAACTAAAACAGCAATCAGCAGGCTAA
- the fliD gene encoding flagellar filament capping protein FliD translates to MDLGGFTVLGLGSGMDLQGLIDKLIKADSQPLLMAQAKKLQYQTYYKTFNTFESKLQKLATDASQMINDFTFQTASVSDEDIAEAQISGNPTSGMHNITVNSLAQGQTWISNNTGDTGFTSKSDSIANGSGKFVYKIGDKEYSIDIDNNVLSSTPTTLEEFVNAINKNDSGLQASLLYTGSEYKVILKTPEGTDNNLTIVQNDTKIDFGDGEGGSGPAIESSDASLTIDGIDITSKSNTLSDYIPGVSLTIKKTGSFNLYIQTDYSKLVEDMNNIVNDYNDMIKYIKDNQDFDDKTNVADAFFCNSTIENTENKISNLLLDSYGDKNSNFTSLVDLGLNLNKDGTLEFDSSKFLSALQSNFKEVKKALVETDTAAADGFLSRLHDTINNMTSTNGSIELQKDYINTRIDNLNDQIETLQKQLDQERTMLTLTLSQMDEYIGSLKNQSDYMEKIFDSSNKK, encoded by the coding sequence ATGGATCTGGGTGGTTTTACCGTATTGGGTTTAGGAAGCGGAATGGACCTTCAGGGTCTTATAGATAAATTGATAAAGGCCGACAGCCAGCCGCTTCTCATGGCTCAGGCCAAAAAACTCCAGTATCAGACATACTATAAAACATTCAACACATTCGAGAGTAAGCTTCAGAAGCTTGCAACGGACGCCTCCCAGATGATAAATGACTTCACCTTCCAGACGGCAAGCGTTAGCGATGAGGATATAGCAGAGGCCCAGATTAGTGGCAACCCCACATCGGGTATGCACAACATCACAGTAAACAGTCTTGCTCAAGGTCAAACATGGATATCAAACAATACGGGTGATACGGGGTTTACTTCCAAATCGGATAGCATCGCAAACGGCAGCGGTAAGTTCGTCTACAAGATAGGCGATAAGGAGTATTCCATAGACATAGACAACAATGTGCTCTCATCAACACCTACAACGCTTGAGGAGTTCGTCAACGCCATAAACAAGAACGATTCAGGACTTCAGGCAAGCCTCTTATACACAGGCTCTGAATACAAGGTGATATTAAAAACCCCAGAAGGCACAGATAACAACCTAACGATCGTTCAAAATGACACAAAGATAGACTTTGGTGATGGTGAGGGTGGCAGCGGACCCGCTATTGAGTCCTCTGATGCGAGCCTAACTATAGACGGCATAGACATAACATCAAAATCCAACACGCTAAGCGATTACATACCGGGTGTAAGCCTAACCATTAAAAAAACCGGTTCATTCAATCTATATATACAGACAGACTACTCCAAACTCGTTGAGGACATGAACAATATAGTTAACGATTACAACGACATGATCAAATACATAAAGGACAATCAAGACTTTGATGACAAGACCAATGTCGCCGATGCCTTCTTCTGCAATAGCACCATAGAAAACACAGAGAACAAGATAAGCAACCTGCTTTTGGATTCATACGGTGATAAAAACTCAAACTTCACATCGCTGGTGGATTTGGGATTAAACCTAAATAAAGACGGCACATTGGAGTTTGACTCATCGAAGTTTCTCTCTGCCCTTCAGAGCAATTTTAAGGAGGTAAAGAAGGCTTTGGTGGAGACAGATACAGCAGCGGCAGATGGGTTCTTAAGCAGATTACACGACACCATAAACAACATGACATCAACCAACGGTTCTATAGAGCTGCAGAAGGATTACATAAACACAAGGATAGACAACCTAAACGACCAGATAGAAACACTGCAGAAGCAACTGGATCAAGAAAGAACCATGCTAACTTTAACACTGTCTCAAATGGATGAGTATATAGGGTCTTTGAAAAACCAGAGCGATTACATGGAAAAAATATTTGACAGTTCAAACAAGAAGTAA
- a CDS encoding flagellar protein FlaG yields the protein MSTGINKITGSEAAMQNQINNTHKQPAQVNPQAQAQKVDIKDVQKGSTGGYHKKSLTEEDIKRVINKINENVSKLNKDVKFTYSDTIKSLVVKVVDAKTGKVIREIPPQEVINLQKKLSEVVGIIFDSKEVEK from the coding sequence ATGTCTACCGGCATCAATAAGATTACAGGTTCAGAGGCTGCTATGCAAAATCAGATAAACAACACACACAAGCAACCAGCCCAGGTTAACCCGCAGGCTCAGGCACAGAAGGTGGACATCAAGGATGTGCAGAAGGGCTCAACGGGTGGGTATCATAAGAAGTCTTTAACTGAGGAGGACATAAAGAGGGTTATAAACAAGATAAACGAGAATGTCAGCAAACTCAACAAGGATGTAAAGTTCACCTATAGCGATACGATAAAATCGCTTGTCGTTAAGGTTGTGGACGCAAAGACGGGTAAGGTTATAAGAGAGATACCGCCGCAGGAGGTAATAAACCTGCAAAAGAAACTGTCAGAGGTGGTTGGTATAATTTTTGATAGTAAGGAGGTAGAAAAATGA
- the fliS gene encoding flagellar export chaperone FliS produces MTANEAYNTYKNMMINTTVDKLQIVAMLYEGALGFAKNAIESAKENDEEAFIDNMNRVIGIILALRDSLDPNADKETVDYLTALYNFLLEKSIKAIELFSEGAFSEEEFSIVVRYLAQMHHIWTTEVMNKAD; encoded by the coding sequence ATGACGGCTAACGAGGCTTATAATACCTATAAGAACATGATGATAAATACAACCGTGGACAAGCTGCAGATCGTTGCCATGTTGTATGAGGGAGCCCTTGGCTTTGCTAAGAACGCCATTGAGTCGGCAAAGGAAAACGACGAGGAGGCCTTCATAGACAACATGAACAGGGTTATTGGCATCATATTGGCCCTGAGGGATTCATTAGATCCGAATGCAGACAAAGAGACCGTGGATTATCTGACAGCACTTTACAACTTTCTGCTTGAGAAATCCATAAAGGCCATCGAGTTATTCTCAGAGGGTGCCTTCTCTGAAGAGGAGTTCTCCATAGTGGTCAGATACCTCGCCCAGATGCACCACATATGGACCACAGAGGTAATGAACAAGGCTGACTAA
- a CDS encoding DUF2018 family protein — translation MSKNQLDAIFTDPFDQPKAGYEEVKQFVETVLDKAPHYAVVEELENVAEYVVLLEKLLEENGIDFSDEVLKEKKILNQAEVDDQKRLFLLHFSGKIVRKEGAVV, via the coding sequence ATGTCCAAAAATCAACTCGATGCAATATTTACAGATCCCTTTGACCAGCCAAAAGCTGGATACGAAGAGGTAAAACAGTTTGTGGAAACCGTGTTGGATAAAGCACCCCACTATGCCGTGGTTGAAGAGCTTGAGAATGTGGCTGAATATGTTGTTTTGCTGGAGAAGCTGTTAGAGGAAAACGGCATAGATTTCAGCGATGAGGTGTTAAAGGAGAAAAAGATACTCAATCAGGCCGAGGTGGACGATCAGAAAAGGCTGTTTTTGCTTCACTTCTCGGGTAAGATAGTCAGAAAAGAGGGTGCTGTGGTATGA
- the dcd gene encoding dCTP deaminase, whose protein sequence is MSIKNDRWIIEMAKKGMIEPFADRQVREGVISYGVSSYGYDMRIADEFKIFTNVNNTIVDPKDFTEKNYVDFKGDVCIIPPNSFVLARSVEYFRIPRNILTVCVGKSTYARCGLIVNVTPFEPEWEGYVTIEISNSTPIPAKVYAWEGIAQVLFFEADEECLVSYADKKGKYQKQMGLTPPKL, encoded by the coding sequence ATGAGTATAAAAAACGACCGCTGGATTATAGAGATGGCTAAAAAGGGCATGATAGAGCCCTTTGCAGACAGACAGGTCAGGGAAGGGGTCATAAGCTACGGTGTTAGCTCATACGGATACGACATGCGCATAGCCGATGAATTTAAGATATTCACCAATGTAAACAACACCATAGTTGACCCGAAGGACTTTACAGAAAAGAACTATGTGGATTTTAAGGGCGATGTCTGCATTATACCACCCAATAGCTTTGTTCTGGCAAGGAGCGTGGAGTATTTTAGGATTCCAAGGAACATCTTGACGGTGTGCGTCGGTAAATCCACATATGCAAGATGCGGGCTTATAGTGAATGTCACACCGTTTGAGCCGGAATGGGAGGGTTATGTCACGATAGAGATATCCAATTCAACGCCCATTCCAGCCAAGGTTTACGCCTGGGAGGGTATAGCTCAGGTGCTGTTCTTTGAAGCAGACGAGGAGTGCCTTGTAAGCTATGCCGATAAAAAGGGTAAATACCAGAAACAGATGGGGTTAACGCCGCCAAAACTCTAA
- a CDS encoding YebC/PmpR family DNA-binding transcriptional regulator: MSGHNKWSTIKHKKAKEDAKRGAIFTKLIKEITIAAKLGGGDPENNPRLRMAIEKAKEANMPKQNIEKAIKKGTGELPGTTYEDVIYEGYGPGGVAMIIEATTDNRQRTTASVRHLLNKFGGSLGENGCVSWMFDYVGYMTFDKNSTDEDALFEAALEAGASDVRENQEDGVFEVITEPKEFMAVKETLESQGFKPQTAELTRIPQNTVKLEGEKAISMLKLMEALEDDDDVSHVYANFDISDEVMEKFSQQN; the protein is encoded by the coding sequence ATGTCTGGTCATAATAAATGGAGCACCATAAAACACAAAAAGGCCAAAGAGGATGCAAAAAGGGGGGCTATCTTCACCAAACTGATAAAGGAGATCACCATTGCCGCTAAATTGGGTGGGGGAGACCCTGAAAACAACCCCAGACTCAGGATGGCTATAGAAAAGGCCAAAGAAGCCAACATGCCCAAGCAAAACATAGAAAAGGCCATAAAGAAGGGCACAGGTGAGTTGCCAGGAACCACCTATGAGGATGTTATATACGAAGGATATGGGCCTGGCGGAGTGGCTATGATAATAGAGGCCACAACCGATAACAGGCAGAGAACGACGGCCAGTGTAAGACACCTTTTGAATAAATTTGGTGGCAGCCTGGGTGAGAACGGCTGCGTCTCCTGGATGTTTGATTATGTGGGTTATATGACATTTGATAAAAACTCAACCGATGAGGATGCCCTATTTGAGGCGGCCTTAGAAGCCGGCGCAAGCGATGTCAGAGAGAATCAAGAAGATGGTGTTTTTGAGGTTATAACAGAGCCGAAGGAATTTATGGCTGTAAAGGAGACCTTAGAAAGCCAGGGCTTTAAGCCGCAAACAGCCGAGCTAACAAGGATTCCACAGAACACGGTAAAACTCGAGGGCGAGAAGGCCATTAGCATGCTGAAACTCATGGAGGCATTGGAAGACGATGATGATGTATCGCATGTATATGCCAACTTCGACATATCCGATGAGGTAATGGAGAAGTTCAGCCAGCAAAACTAA
- a CDS encoding glycosyltransferase family 4 protein, whose translation MKIVIFYKYFRTYGGQEKVIYNLVHYLADMGYEIDVYAIKIDDLPRKENIRLHRVFLPSNGWPSLLGFAIYSYVKGKVLKKKEPSVCIMGFGKTFYNDIYRSGGGVHRYYFKRAVFKYESKLGRFFYKLKKYLTLSHWITIWIEDLTYRSGQKTFIVPSLFVKKQIESFGIEKNRIAIIRNGVDINRFKPDNQLRYAERKKLGIAMDEFVFSFVSTNHRLKGLQYLLKAVRILKEEGYRFKLLIAGEDINSFFKKRMKGIEDYVVWLGRRKDIENVYNASDVFIYPTLFDTSALVILEAMACGNVPIVSIYAGSSELIKEGYNGFLISEPSNPLKIASSMKLVLDNPEIIKSLRLNAIETVRKQPQGDVFLQIEMLIRDKCGS comes from the coding sequence ATGAAAATAGTGATTTTCTATAAATACTTCAGAACCTACGGCGGACAGGAGAAGGTGATATACAACTTAGTGCATTACCTTGCTGATATGGGATATGAGATAGATGTTTATGCCATCAAGATAGATGATTTGCCAAGAAAAGAAAATATTAGATTGCATAGGGTTTTTTTACCGTCCAATGGTTGGCCATCCTTGTTGGGTTTTGCTATTTATTCTTATGTTAAGGGCAAGGTATTAAAGAAAAAGGAACCTTCTGTTTGTATAATGGGTTTTGGAAAGACATTTTACAACGACATCTACAGATCTGGTGGTGGGGTTCATAGGTATTATTTCAAAAGGGCTGTTTTTAAATACGAAAGCAAACTCGGGCGGTTTTTTTATAAGCTCAAGAAGTATCTTACCTTGTCTCACTGGATAACAATATGGATTGAGGATTTAACATACAGATCGGGCCAAAAAACATTTATTGTTCCTTCTTTGTTTGTGAAAAAGCAGATCGAATCGTTTGGTATTGAAAAAAATAGAATAGCGATCATAAGAAACGGCGTCGATATAAATAGATTTAAACCAGACAATCAGCTTAGATACGCAGAGAGAAAAAAACTGGGCATAGCAATGGATGAATTTGTGTTCTCCTTTGTCTCAACAAATCATAGACTTAAAGGATTGCAATATCTTTTAAAAGCCGTTAGGATTTTGAAAGAAGAGGGTTATAGGTTTAAACTATTGATAGCAGGGGAAGATATAAACAGCTTCTTTAAAAAAAGAATGAAAGGCATTGAAGATTATGTTGTGTGGCTTGGCAGAAGAAAGGACATAGAAAATGTATACAATGCCAGTGATGTTTTTATATACCCCACACTTTTTGATACATCGGCTTTGGTTATATTAGAGGCCATGGCTTGCGGAAATGTTCCTATTGTTAGCATCTATGCTGGAAGCAGTGAGTTAATAAAAGAGGGATACAATGGCTTTTTGATATCGGAGCCGTCGAACCCTTTAAAGATAGCCAGTTCTATGAAACTGGTTTTAGATAACCCGGAGATTATTAAAAGTTTAAGATTAAATGCTATTGAAACTGTAAGAAAACAACCCCAAGGGGATGTTTTCTTACAGATAGAAATGCTAATAAGAGACAAATGTGGCTCTTAA